A window of Rhizobium acidisoli contains these coding sequences:
- a CDS encoding FecCD family ABC transporter permease, producing the protein MALPQAMMDRRRTFPMVEISANRQAGDRTRLALLVIALLVVGSVFSMLFSVTTGASDASILDVVGNMAGSETALSTRDRIIIFDIRLPRAILGFLIGASLAVSGTVMQGLFRNPLADPGLVGVSSGASLGAVIMIVLGGSLAAPLQALLGIYALPAAAFGGGLVTTLLLYRIATRHGQTSVATMLLAGIALGALTLALTGLLIYMANDQQLRDLTFWSMGSLAGATWTKIAAAAPIILLSLTALPFMARGLNAITLGEAAAFHMGVPVQRLKNVAVVGVAAATGASVAASGGIGFVGIVVPHILRMAIGPDHRFLLPAAALLGGSLLIFADVLARTLVAPAELPIGIITAAVGGPFFLWILLRQRSRLAL; encoded by the coding sequence GTCATCGCGCTGCTCGTCGTCGGCTCGGTCTTCTCGATGCTGTTTTCGGTAACGACGGGCGCCTCGGATGCCTCGATCCTCGACGTGGTCGGCAACATGGCCGGCTCCGAGACGGCGCTGAGCACGCGCGACCGGATCATCATCTTCGACATCCGCCTGCCGAGAGCGATCCTCGGCTTCCTGATCGGCGCTTCGCTGGCCGTTTCCGGCACGGTGATGCAGGGACTGTTCCGCAATCCGCTGGCCGATCCCGGCCTTGTCGGCGTCTCCTCCGGTGCAAGTCTCGGTGCGGTTATCATGATCGTGCTCGGCGGCAGCCTTGCAGCGCCGCTTCAGGCGCTTCTCGGCATCTATGCCCTGCCGGCGGCCGCCTTTGGCGGCGGTCTCGTCACGACGCTGCTGCTCTACAGGATCGCCACCCGTCACGGCCAAACCTCGGTAGCGACGATGCTGCTGGCCGGCATCGCGCTCGGCGCCCTCACGCTCGCTTTGACCGGCCTGCTGATCTACATGGCCAACGACCAGCAGCTGCGCGACCTGACATTCTGGAGCATGGGCTCGCTGGCCGGCGCCACATGGACGAAGATCGCCGCCGCCGCCCCGATCATTCTGCTGTCCTTGACCGCCCTGCCCTTCATGGCCCGCGGCCTCAATGCCATCACCCTCGGCGAGGCCGCCGCCTTTCATATGGGCGTGCCGGTGCAGCGGCTGAAGAATGTCGCTGTCGTCGGCGTCGCCGCGGCGACCGGTGCGTCCGTCGCCGCCAGCGGCGGCATCGGTTTCGTCGGCATCGTCGTGCCGCATATCCTGCGTATGGCGATCGGTCCGGACCATCGTTTCCTGCTGCCGGCCGCAGCTCTTCTCGGCGGCTCGCTGCTGATTTTCGCCGATGTCCTGGCGCGCACCCTGGTCGCCCCGGCCGAGCTGCCGATCGGCATCATCACCGCGGCGGTCGGCGGGCCGTTCTTCCTGTGGATTCTGCTGAGGCAGCGTTCGCGCCTTGCCCTGTGA
- a CDS encoding heme ABC transporter ATP-binding protein has protein sequence MIEVSGLSVRLSGKSIISDVAFTAKAGELTAIAGPNGSGKTTTMKAISGELAYGGSVRIGGDEVKELKPWQLAAIRGVLPQASTISFPFTVREIVRMGLTSGINVNPDKAEQTAAAALASVDLTGFEGRFYQELSGGEQQRVQLARVLCQIAEPVVDGKPCWLLLDEPVSSLDISHQLTIMTLARNFCERGGGVIAVMHDLNLTALFADRIVLMKSGRLAVAGGIRDVLTDETMLSVFGCALRINQVPTDGTPFVLAHSAVSQR, from the coding sequence ATGATCGAAGTGTCCGGCCTCTCCGTGCGCCTTTCCGGCAAATCAATCATCAGCGATGTCGCCTTCACGGCAAAGGCCGGCGAGCTGACGGCGATTGCCGGGCCGAACGGCTCCGGCAAGACGACGACGATGAAAGCCATCTCCGGCGAGCTTGCCTATGGTGGCTCAGTGCGCATCGGCGGCGACGAGGTGAAAGAGCTGAAACCCTGGCAGCTTGCCGCCATTCGCGGCGTGCTGCCGCAGGCAAGCACCATCTCCTTTCCCTTCACCGTGCGCGAGATCGTCCGCATGGGCCTGACATCGGGCATCAACGTCAATCCCGACAAGGCCGAGCAGACGGCGGCCGCCGCACTTGCATCGGTCGACCTGACCGGCTTCGAAGGCCGCTTCTATCAGGAACTCTCCGGCGGCGAGCAGCAGCGCGTTCAGCTTGCCCGCGTGCTCTGCCAGATCGCCGAGCCTGTCGTCGATGGCAAACCCTGCTGGCTGCTGCTCGACGAGCCGGTCTCAAGCCTCGACATCAGCCACCAGCTGACGATCATGACGCTTGCCCGCAATTTCTGCGAACGCGGCGGCGGAGTCATCGCCGTCATGCATGATCTCAACCTGACGGCGCTCTTTGCCGACCGCATCGTGCTGATGAAATCCGGCCGCCTCGCCGTTGCCGGCGGCATTCGTGACGTGTTGACCGACGAGACCATGCTGTCGGTCTTCGGCTGCGCGCTGCGGATCAACCAGGTGCCGACCGACGGCACGCCCTTCGTGCTCGCCCACAGCGCCGTTTCCCAGCGCTGA
- a CDS encoding DUF883 family protein → MSYSIFQSGRSRRNGTFHNLESGIEEQVEALRDELAELTRLVGKNSRHQSEKIRSQAGAGYEELLSRSEDLLRELQHGYERGTTEMRDTVRKHPLATLGAAAAFGLAIAFLARR, encoded by the coding sequence ATGAGCTATTCTATCTTCCAGTCCGGCCGCAGCCGCCGCAACGGCACCTTCCACAATCTGGAATCCGGCATCGAGGAGCAGGTCGAAGCGCTGCGCGACGAACTCGCGGAACTGACGCGCCTCGTCGGCAAGAATTCGCGTCACCAGAGCGAGAAAATCCGCAGCCAGGCCGGCGCCGGTTATGAGGAACTGCTCAGCCGCAGCGAGGATCTCTTACGCGAATTGCAGCACGGCTATGAGCGCGGCACGACCGAAATGCGCGACACCGTGCGCAAACATCCGCTGGCAACCCTCGGCGCGGCTGCCGCTTTCGGCCTCGCCATCGCCTTCCTCGCCCGCCGCTGA
- a CDS encoding RNA polymerase sigma factor, which yields MEDKAQPSFKRELLAALPSLRAFAISLIGRHDRADDLVQDTIMKAWAKQDHFEMGTNMKAWLFTILRNELYSQMRKSGREIQDSDGLFTESMAMHPSQYGALDLQDFKKALDQLPPDQREAIILVGASGFSYEEAAEICGCAVGTIKSRVNRARQRLQELLQISGEADFGPDATSAPLTSKAFAF from the coding sequence ATGGAAGATAAAGCGCAACCCAGCTTCAAGCGGGAACTGCTGGCGGCCCTCCCAAGTCTCCGCGCCTTCGCAATTTCGCTCATTGGGCGGCATGATCGTGCCGATGATCTCGTCCAGGACACCATCATGAAGGCCTGGGCCAAACAGGATCATTTCGAGATGGGCACCAATATGAAGGCCTGGCTCTTCACGATCCTGCGTAACGAACTCTATAGCCAGATGCGCAAGAGCGGCCGCGAGATCCAGGACAGCGACGGGCTGTTCACGGAATCGATGGCGATGCACCCCTCGCAATACGGCGCCCTCGATCTGCAGGACTTCAAGAAGGCGCTGGACCAGCTGCCGCCGGATCAGCGCGAGGCGATCATCCTCGTCGGCGCCTCGGGTTTTTCCTACGAGGAAGCGGCCGAAATCTGCGGCTGTGCCGTCGGCACCATCAAGAGCCGCGTCAACCGCGCCCGCCAGCGGCTGCAGGAATTGCTGCAGATATCAGGCGAAGCCGATTTCGGCCCCGACGCCACCTCGGCGCCGCTGACGTCGAAGGCGTTTGCTTTCTGA
- a CDS encoding NepR family anti-sigma factor produces MTTRKKEAADQRKLELRASDILDPNNQIGVRLRSLYASAQEEAIPDRFLDLLEKLDHAEMMASAKMAE; encoded by the coding sequence ATGACGACACGCAAGAAAGAAGCAGCCGATCAGCGCAAGCTGGAGCTGCGGGCAAGCGATATCCTGGACCCGAACAATCAGATCGGCGTCAGGCTGCGGTCGCTCTATGCCTCCGCGCAGGAGGAGGCGATTCCCGATCGTTTTCTCGACCTTCTCGAAAAGCTTGACCATGCCGAAATGATGGCCTCTGCCAAGATGGCCGAATAG
- a CDS encoding response regulator, with protein sequence MTLSTRIAPHLPYLRRYSRALTGTQTSGDAYVAAVLEAIIADLTIFPDTANDRVALYKLFTQLFGSTAVQIPEPTSPYAWEQRATLNLSKVSPGARQAFLLASVENFRVAEIGEILELDEQDVMRLLDMASQEISRQVATDIMIIEDEPLIAMDIEQMVESLGHRVTGIARTHAEAVALYNKTKPSMVLADIQLADGSSGIDAVNDILKTSSVPVIFITAFPERLLTGERPEPTFLVTKPFNPDMVKALISQALFFNESTRVAA encoded by the coding sequence ATGACACTTTCCACTCGAATTGCGCCGCACCTTCCTTATCTGCGCCGCTATTCCCGCGCCCTTACCGGCACTCAGACTTCAGGCGACGCGTATGTCGCTGCCGTTCTCGAAGCTATCATCGCCGATCTCACCATTTTCCCGGATACGGCGAATGACCGGGTGGCACTCTACAAACTGTTTACACAATTGTTTGGTTCCACCGCCGTCCAGATTCCAGAGCCGACCTCGCCCTATGCCTGGGAACAGCGCGCCACCCTGAACCTTTCGAAGGTTTCGCCGGGCGCCAGACAAGCCTTCCTGCTCGCCTCCGTAGAGAATTTCCGCGTCGCCGAGATTGGCGAAATCCTGGAACTCGACGAACAGGATGTCATGCGTCTGCTCGACATGGCGTCGCAGGAGATTTCACGTCAGGTCGCCACCGATATCATGATCATCGAGGACGAACCGCTGATCGCCATGGATATCGAGCAAATGGTCGAAAGCCTCGGCCATCGCGTCACCGGCATTGCCCGCACCCATGCTGAGGCCGTGGCGCTCTACAACAAGACCAAGCCGAGCATGGTGCTGGCCGACATTCAGCTGGCCGACGGCAGCTCCGGCATCGACGCCGTCAACGACATTCTCAAGACCTCGAGCGTGCCGGTGATCTTCATTACCGCCTTCCCGGAAAGGCTTCTGACCGGCGAGCGCCCGGAACCGACTTTCCTTGTTACCAAGCCGTTCAACCCAGACATGGTCAAGGCATTGATCAGCCAAGCTCTTTTCTTCAACGAATCGACCAGAGTGGCTGCCTGA
- a CDS encoding sensor histidine kinase — MPFTFEGKAAMMERALGSAGISILCQDDRLAIFYAENLPPHFAALFTPGEGDAALFGDAHGRYLTALKHKVLETGMPNNAEVEIDVDGEMRTYELKIQRTGKRGTHGLLSVMAEVTESRHREKVLKSLLRELSHRSKNLLAIIQGIATQTARNTLSLDTFLLKFRGRLQSLSNSQDLITDSSWRGAYLFELAEKQFAPYWPETAGSMPIYGINAHLTPNAAVHLGLALHELIVNSASYGAISGGAASITLNCRDAMIGEKKAIEVTWAEVLQNQREVHEFSDNSFGRTVLERVVPSSVNGKAELNLVPGRIEYRLTIPETEFEIFKRV, encoded by the coding sequence ATGCCTTTTACCTTCGAGGGCAAAGCCGCAATGATGGAACGTGCGCTCGGCAGCGCCGGGATTTCAATCCTCTGCCAGGATGACCGGCTGGCAATCTTCTATGCCGAGAATCTGCCGCCGCATTTCGCAGCACTCTTCACGCCGGGCGAAGGCGATGCCGCCCTGTTCGGCGATGCGCACGGCCGGTATCTGACGGCGCTGAAACACAAGGTGCTGGAAACCGGAATGCCAAATAATGCCGAGGTCGAGATCGACGTCGACGGCGAAATGCGCACCTATGAACTGAAGATCCAGCGCACCGGCAAACGCGGCACCCATGGACTTCTCTCGGTCATGGCGGAAGTCACCGAAAGCCGGCATCGTGAAAAAGTGCTGAAATCGCTGTTGCGCGAACTTTCGCACCGCTCCAAGAACCTTCTCGCCATCATCCAGGGCATCGCCACGCAGACGGCACGCAACACGCTCTCCCTCGACACTTTCCTTCTCAAATTCCGCGGAAGGCTGCAATCCCTGTCCAACTCGCAGGATCTGATCACCGATTCAAGCTGGCGCGGCGCCTATCTCTTCGAATTGGCCGAAAAGCAATTCGCTCCCTACTGGCCGGAAACGGCCGGCTCCATGCCGATCTACGGCATCAACGCCCATCTGACGCCGAACGCCGCCGTCCATCTCGGGCTCGCCCTCCACGAACTCATCGTCAACTCCGCCTCCTATGGCGCGATATCCGGTGGCGCCGCCTCGATCACCTTGAATTGCCGCGACGCCATGATCGGCGAGAAGAAGGCGATCGAAGTCACCTGGGCCGAGGTGCTGCAGAACCAGAGGGAAGTCCACGAATTCAGCGACAACAGCTTCGGCCGCACCGTGCTCGAGCGTGTTGTACCCTCGTCGGTCAACGGCAAGGCGGAGCTCAACCTCGTTCCCGGCCGTATCGAATATCGGCTGACCA